From Candidatus Hydrogenedentota bacterium, the proteins below share one genomic window:
- a CDS encoding deoxyguanosinetriphosphate triphosphohydrolase, giving the protein MTIREQVEERERHILSPHAALSAASRGRKIPEPEHEYRTAFQRDRDRILHTKSFRRLKRKTQVFLAPQGDHYRTRLTHTLEVSQIARTAARALFLNEDLTEAIALGHDLGHTPFGHAGEAVLNQLFDEGFRHFEQSHRVVDKLEHRDGNPGLNLTWEVLDGILWHSHGKAILFGKETDRPATLEGKILSLCDAIAYISHDIDDAVRAGLISIEDLPRDAVFTLGRTTSDRLDRMVSGLIAGSADGRAGVEPEVLGAINELRNYLYREVYPCPAIDAEISKAKAMLEALYFDLLRKPTPEILAGDTAESIERRTVDFVAGMTDEYAIQLYERRLLPSPWLS; this is encoded by the coding sequence ATGACGATTCGCGAACAGGTCGAGGAGCGGGAGCGGCACATCCTGTCGCCCCACGCGGCGCTCTCCGCGGCATCGCGCGGCCGCAAGATACCCGAACCGGAACACGAGTACCGCACGGCGTTTCAGCGGGACCGCGACCGCATTCTGCATACGAAGTCCTTCCGGCGGCTGAAGCGGAAGACACAGGTCTTCCTGGCGCCGCAGGGGGACCATTACCGCACGCGCCTCACGCACACGCTGGAAGTGTCGCAGATAGCGCGGACGGCCGCGCGCGCCCTCTTTCTTAACGAAGACCTGACCGAGGCCATCGCGTTGGGTCACGACCTCGGGCATACACCCTTCGGCCACGCGGGCGAAGCCGTGCTCAACCAACTATTCGACGAGGGGTTCCGCCACTTTGAACAGAGCCACCGCGTCGTGGACAAACTGGAGCACCGCGACGGCAACCCCGGCCTGAACCTGACCTGGGAGGTGCTGGACGGCATCCTGTGGCATTCCCACGGAAAAGCGATCCTGTTTGGCAAGGAGACAGACCGTCCCGCGACACTGGAAGGTAAAATACTCAGCCTGTGCGACGCCATTGCCTACATCAGCCACGACATCGACGACGCCGTTCGCGCAGGCCTGATTTCGATTGAGGACTTGCCTCGGGACGCGGTCTTCACGCTCGGGCGCACCACGTCGGACCGGCTGGACCGCATGGTATCCGGCTTGATTGCCGGCAGCGCCGACGGCCGGGCCGGCGTCGAACCCGAAGTGCTCGGCGCGATCAACGAGCTGCGGAACTATCTGTATCGCGAGGTCTACCCTTGCCCGGCCATCGACGCAGAGATCAGCAAGGCAAAGGCAATGCTGGAGGCGCTGTACTTTGATCTGCTGAGAAAACCGACGCCTGAAATCCTGGCGGGCGACACCGCGGAGAGCATCGAGCGCCGGACTGTCGATTTCGTGGCGGGCATGACCGACGAATACGCGATTCAGCTGTATGAACGGCGTCTGTTGCCGTCGCCGTGGCTCTCATGA